A window from Thermodesulfobacteriota bacterium encodes these proteins:
- a CDS encoding TRAP transporter small permease, whose amino-acid sequence MGIIRKLQAIEEGVIAFLILFLAFITFLETVFRYTISFTFMWFNEFANYTLIFMTFLGASLGVKYGTHFSMEALTESLPDRTGHLLKLLAYIVSSFICSVFVYYGLTHVIHLKKFGVKSSAMQIPMFLPYFSIPVFSAIMALRFFFLSVSHFISFLRKEPLKKLTRES is encoded by the coding sequence ATGGGAATTATAAGGAAACTTCAAGCAATCGAGGAAGGCGTCATCGCTTTTCTCATTCTCTTTCTTGCCTTTATTACTTTTTTAGAAACCGTTTTTAGGTACACCATCTCTTTTACCTTCATGTGGTTTAACGAGTTTGCGAACTATACCTTGATATTTATGACTTTTCTCGGGGCTTCACTGGGAGTCAAATACGGAACCCATTTTTCGATGGAAGCCCTAACCGAAAGTCTACCAGATCGGACGGGCCATCTTCTAAAATTGCTTGCCTATATTGTTTCGTCCTTCATATGCTCAGTTTTTGTTTATTACGGACTAACCCATGTTATTCATCTCAAAAAATTCGGGGTCAAAAGTTCTGCCATGCAAATACCGATGTTTCTGCCTTACTTTTCCATCCCAGTCTTTTCTGCCATCATGGCACTTAGATTCTTTTTCCTGTCTGTAAGTCACTTCATCTCATTTTTAAGAAAAGAACCATTAAAGAAATTGACGCGGGAAAGCTAA
- a CDS encoding ParB/RepB/Spo0J family partition protein yields the protein MKEHGDLVYVDISDVDLTDNTYTISFPHDDPRLEWYIGKTRLITPVLLLAGKPLKVIDGLRRIRYASKLELEAVPAYVLSVEPYRALMIAILANIARGLNIVEKAHAIAKMCEFGFSDDEIFELMGFFGLGRSQKIKSLCIKIASEEETIKFYFCQNSLSMKTIGYFFDLTEESRKKLLNFLQNKKITESSLREFLELVLLAEVKFGDIPFSTFEQAQTIDEAKFLLKKEVSPSISALCTEFFGILGMIKLPNTTKIKVDPFFEKEEMEISILAKSVEDVDLALKKLQVALGRGYFEKIFALTQGKISRA from the coding sequence TTGAAGGAGCATGGCGATCTAGTTTACGTAGACATTTCCGACGTAGATTTAACCGACAATACCTATACTATCTCCTTTCCTCATGATGATCCAAGACTCGAATGGTACATCGGAAAGACCCGTTTAATAACTCCTGTCCTCCTTTTAGCTGGAAAGCCTCTTAAAGTCATTGATGGTTTAAGAAGAATAAGGTACGCTTCGAAATTAGAGTTAGAAGCCGTTCCAGCGTACGTACTCTCAGTTGAGCCTTATCGGGCGCTTATGATTGCTATCCTTGCCAATATCGCACGGGGCTTAAATATAGTAGAAAAGGCACATGCTATTGCAAAAATGTGTGAGTTCGGGTTCTCGGATGATGAGATATTCGAGCTTATGGGTTTTTTTGGTCTTGGAAGAAGTCAAAAAATAAAGAGTCTTTGTATTAAGATAGCGAGTGAGGAAGAAACGATCAAGTTCTATTTTTGTCAAAATTCCCTCTCTATGAAAACAATAGGCTACTTTTTCGATCTTACAGAGGAAAGCAGGAAAAAACTACTTAACTTTCTTCAAAATAAAAAAATAACTGAAAGTTCGCTACGGGAATTTTTGGAGCTTGTTCTCCTTGCGGAAGTAAAATTCGGTGATATCCCATTTTCTACATTCGAGCAAGCTCAGACGATTGACGAAGCCAAATTTTTACTCAAAAAAGAAGTTTCTCCTTCAATTTCCGCGCTCTGCACGGAATTTTTTGGAATCTTGGGTATGATAAAGTTGCCAAATACCACAAAGATAAAGGTGGATCCCTTCTTCGAAAAAGAGGAGATGGAAATATCGATCTTGGCCAAATCTGTCGAAGATGTCGATCTAGCTTTAAAAAAATTACAAGTAGCTTTAGGAAGGGGGTACTTTGAAAAAATCTTCGCCCTTACACAGGGTAAGATTAGTCGAGCCTAA
- the mnmE gene encoding tRNA uridine-5-carboxymethylaminomethyl(34) synthesis GTPase MnmE → MMTGRDDTICAISTPPGESGIGIIRISGPLAYPILKKIFRPKSQAKEFLSHRFYLGKIVDPHTEKQIDEVLAVYMKAPKTYTREDVVEIHSHGGYFVEQRILSVVLNCGARLAEPGEFTKRAFLNGRIDLLQAESVINIIQSESEEELDCALAQLDGKLSKRIGKIKDDIKLALALVEAKIDFPEEEIPVDLEEILSLAERAKRHIAYLLESYSRGKIIREGYLVLLYGRTNVGKSSLLNEIVLKERAIVTPIPGTTRDLIEDVINLKGIKVRIVDTAGIREPQDLVEKEGIERVKRKISEADLILWVIDGSSPLTDQDLKIYEELKGSDVIAVVNKIDLEVKLDLRSFEENGVDYVKTSALTGEGIGELKEAIYRRIIGKTQKRGRVIITSLRHKNALERAKECLERAILGVKTGLSEEFLAFELNEALSKIGEITGEIYTDEILDEIFTRFCIGK, encoded by the coding sequence ATGATGACGGGAAGAGATGATACAATTTGTGCGATTTCAACTCCACCAGGAGAATCAGGAATTGGCATTATAAGGATAAGCGGGCCACTCGCTTATCCTATTTTGAAAAAGATCTTCAGACCAAAATCTCAAGCAAAAGAATTTCTTTCACACAGATTCTATCTGGGAAAAATAGTCGACCCACATACGGAAAAGCAAATAGACGAGGTTCTCGCCGTCTACATGAAAGCTCCTAAGACTTATACGCGGGAAGACGTAGTTGAGATCCACTCCCATGGCGGATATTTCGTAGAACAGAGGATTTTGAGCGTTGTCTTAAACTGCGGCGCAAGACTTGCGGAACCAGGGGAATTCACAAAAAGGGCTTTCCTCAACGGCAGGATCGATCTCTTGCAGGCCGAATCTGTCATAAACATCATCCAGAGCGAAAGTGAAGAGGAACTCGATTGTGCTCTTGCCCAGCTTGATGGAAAACTGTCTAAAAGGATCGGAAAAATAAAAGACGACATAAAACTGGCCCTTGCCCTTGTGGAAGCTAAAATAGATTTCCCGGAGGAGGAAATCCCAGTCGACCTAGAAGAGATCCTTTCTTTAGCGGAAAGGGCAAAGAGGCATATCGCATATCTTTTAGAGTCATATAGCAGGGGAAAGATAATAAGGGAAGGGTATCTGGTTCTGCTTTACGGTAGAACGAATGTGGGTAAATCGAGCCTTCTAAACGAAATCGTCCTAAAAGAAAGGGCTATCGTCACTCCGATTCCAGGAACAACAAGGGATCTAATTGAGGATGTGATAAATCTAAAAGGGATAAAGGTTAGGATCGTAGATACGGCGGGAATAAGAGAGCCCCAGGATCTCGTAGAGAAAGAGGGTATAGAGAGAGTGAAAAGGAAAATTTCGGAGGCTGATCTCATCCTTTGGGTTATAGATGGTTCTTCGCCTCTTACAGATCAAGACCTGAAAATTTACGAAGAGCTGAAAGGATCGGATGTAATTGCAGTGGTCAATAAAATCGATCTTGAAGTGAAGCTAGATTTGAGATCTTTCGAAGAAAATGGGGTCGATTATGTAAAGACTTCAGCCCTCACGGGTGAAGGAATAGGAGAGCTCAAAGAGGCGATATACAGAAGAATCATAGGAAAAACGCAAAAAAGAGGAAGAGTCATAATAACGAGCCTTAGGCACAAAAACGCACTGGAAAGAGCGAAAGAATGTTTAGAGCGGGCCATATTAGGTGTAAAAACTGGCCTTTCTGAGGAATTTTTAGCATTCGAGCTAAACGAGGCGTTGTCTAAGATTGGAGAGATCACAGGAGAAATCTACACTGACGAAATTTTAGACGAAATATTCACAAGATTCTGCATCGGTAAGTGA
- a CDS encoding DctP family TRAP transporter solute-binding subunit, with protein MKKALISTIFVIFCLFVGVSGLEAKLVVKYGHVAPPVHGQHQGTLAFAKYVNEKTNGEVEVQVFPLGQLGGERSMTEQVQAGTLHMTSVTAGVLSNYVPEVAIIELPFIFPTREVAYKVLDDKEVKERLAKYCDQKGFVFIGYTENEFRDITNSKRPIKRPSDLKGLKIRVIESPLHIETFKALGANPTPMPFPEVYNALQQRIIDGQDNPLYTSILMKFTEVNKYATITNHILTECLTVVNKAFWNTLTPDQQRIFKEAADVQIKVNREVNAKHREEAVEKAKAQNVEVYVLSEKERNEFKKAVKPVHEKFRTVVGPEWYDFFVKKIEYYSKRR; from the coding sequence ATGAAAAAAGCGTTAATTTCCACCATCTTCGTAATTTTTTGCCTTTTTGTTGGAGTTTCGGGTTTAGAAGCAAAACTTGTCGTCAAATACGGACACGTCGCTCCGCCAGTTCATGGACAGCACCAGGGAACCTTGGCTTTTGCGAAATACGTAAACGAAAAGACGAACGGTGAGGTGGAAGTTCAAGTCTTCCCGCTTGGACAACTGGGCGGAGAAAGATCGATGACGGAACAGGTTCAGGCAGGAACGCTCCATATGACTTCTGTAACCGCTGGGGTCTTGTCGAATTATGTGCCCGAAGTTGCCATAATAGAACTTCCTTTCATATTCCCGACGAGGGAAGTCGCCTACAAGGTCCTGGATGATAAGGAAGTAAAGGAGAGACTTGCAAAATACTGTGATCAGAAAGGTTTTGTTTTTATTGGTTACACGGAAAACGAGTTCAGGGATATTACTAACTCAAAAAGGCCCATAAAGAGACCATCCGATCTCAAGGGACTCAAAATTAGGGTTATCGAAAGCCCGCTCCACATAGAAACATTCAAGGCACTCGGTGCAAATCCAACACCAATGCCTTTCCCCGAGGTGTATAACGCGCTACAGCAGAGAATAATCGACGGTCAGGATAACCCGCTTTATACATCGATCCTCATGAAGTTTACTGAAGTAAACAAGTATGCAACGATAACAAACCATATACTTACGGAGTGCTTGACGGTTGTAAACAAAGCTTTTTGGAATACCCTTACCCCTGATCAGCAAAGGATTTTCAAAGAGGCTGCAGACGTGCAGATAAAGGTGAATAGGGAAGTAAACGCAAAACACAGGGAAGAGGCTGTCGAGAAGGCAAAGGCTCAGAATGTTGAAGTCTACGTCCTAAGCGAAAAGGAAAGGAACGAATTTAAAAAAGCGGTAAAACCTGTTCACGAAAAGTTTAGGACCGTTGTAGGTCCTGAGTGGTACGACTTTTTCGTGAAAAAGATAGAATACTACTCAAAGCGCAGATGA
- a CDS encoding VOC family protein, producing the protein MKLKLDHIGFVTTERERVESILRRIGLESITKHVPDEIQKVSASFADIGENDRVYLEILTPTSSDSPISNFLQKKGPGLHHLCFEVEDIEEAKKIFVQAGFRVVVEPRECEAYDINLGRNPKKTTKIAFLFIPNFLLVELIEKE; encoded by the coding sequence ATGAAACTCAAGCTTGATCACATAGGGTTCGTGACGACAGAGAGGGAAAGAGTGGAAAGCATATTAAGAAGGATAGGGCTGGAATCGATCACTAAGCATGTGCCAGATGAAATTCAGAAAGTTTCGGCTTCTTTTGCTGATATAGGAGAGAATGACAGGGTATACCTTGAGATTTTAACGCCAACCTCTTCCGATTCACCCATATCTAATTTTCTTCAAAAAAAAGGACCGGGACTACACCATCTCTGTTTTGAAGTGGAAGATATCGAAGAGGCGAAAAAGATCTTTGTCCAAGCAGGATTCAGAGTTGTCGTAGAACCGAGGGAATGTGAGGCTTACGACATAAATCTGGGAAGAAATCCAAAAAAGACAACAAAGATCGCTTTTCTTTTCATCCCAAATTTCCTACTTGTGGAACTGATAGAAAAAGAGTAA
- a CDS encoding TRAP transporter large permease produces MDLSIILLCFSLFLVLSVPIALVLASTTAIYLAFLTKTPLTSLIQQLFNGLDNFVLIAVPLFILSGNVMGEGKLAEKLVSIMNLVVGRFTGGLAIASVLSCVFFAAISGSSPATVIAIGSIMMPALIKAGYDEKFSIGLLTSAGSLGILIPPSIPMILYALVMHVSVAEIFLAGFLPGFFIGTCLMVYSYILSRINGWGTQKNYSLNEAKRILKEGIWALLLPFLVLGGIYGGVFTPTEAAAVSAIYAIFVEMFIYKELTFGKIVKIAKNSAILSGCLLFILSCAMTFVWLLTIEQIPQRLAELIVSYIQAKWLFLLAINALLIVIGSFMDIVTAVIVISPILLETLKAFNIDPVHFGIVMIVNIECGFLTPPFGLNLFVSMAIMKKSLVEVSKMVFPYLLIFIGCLFVMTYIPQISLLLPEVFMRK; encoded by the coding sequence ATGGATTTGAGCATAATACTTCTCTGTTTCTCTCTCTTTCTCGTACTTAGTGTTCCGATAGCGCTTGTTTTAGCGTCAACGACAGCAATCTACCTTGCTTTCCTAACGAAGACCCCTCTCACCTCACTTATTCAGCAACTTTTCAACGGCCTTGACAATTTTGTACTCATTGCGGTTCCCCTCTTCATACTTTCTGGAAATGTAATGGGAGAAGGAAAATTAGCTGAAAAACTCGTTTCAATCATGAATCTTGTGGTGGGAAGATTTACAGGTGGGCTAGCTATTGCTTCAGTACTTTCGTGTGTATTTTTTGCCGCTATCTCCGGTTCCTCTCCGGCAACCGTTATCGCGATAGGTAGCATAATGATGCCGGCCCTGATTAAGGCTGGCTACGACGAAAAATTTTCAATAGGGCTTTTAACATCCGCAGGATCGTTGGGAATTCTAATACCTCCCAGTATACCTATGATACTTTATGCTCTAGTTATGCATGTTTCGGTTGCCGAGATCTTCCTTGCGGGGTTCCTTCCTGGTTTTTTTATCGGCACCTGCCTTATGGTTTACTCATACATCCTATCTAGAATCAACGGGTGGGGAACTCAAAAAAATTACAGTTTAAATGAGGCAAAAAGGATATTAAAAGAGGGAATTTGGGCACTTCTCCTTCCCTTTCTCGTACTTGGCGGGATTTACGGAGGTGTCTTTACACCCACTGAAGCAGCGGCCGTCTCCGCTATCTATGCCATATTTGTTGAAATGTTTATATATAAGGAGCTTACATTTGGAAAGATAGTAAAGATAGCAAAAAACTCTGCCATCCTTTCTGGTTGCCTTCTCTTTATTCTCTCATGCGCAATGACCTTCGTTTGGCTTTTAACGATTGAGCAGATACCCCAGAGGCTTGCAGAGCTCATAGTTTCGTACATTCAAGCCAAGTGGCTTTTCCTTTTGGCGATAAATGCACTTCTAATCGTGATCGGCAGTTTCATGGATATAGTGACAGCAGTGATCGTTATTTCCCCGATCCTTTTGGAGACTTTAAAGGCGTTCAATATAGACCCGGTCCATTTCGGCATAGTGATGATAGTAAACATAGAGTGCGGATTTCTGACACCTCCTTTTGGGCTAAACTTATTCGTATCGATGGCGATCATGAAAAAAAGCCTTGTGGAAGTATCGAAAATGGTATTTCCCTACCTTCTCATCTTCATAGGGTGCCTTTTCGTCATGACCTACATTCCTCAAATATCGCTTCTACTTCCAGAGGTATTTATGAGAAAGTGA
- the bioA gene encoding adenosylmethionine--8-amino-7-oxononanoate transaminase — protein MDENLKELLREWDKKHVWHPFTQMKEYVESDPLIIERGDGFYLIDVDGKRYIDGTSSIWVNVFGYTREELIKAIVEQAYKLPHSTLLGLANIPSILLAKRLTELLPEGLNKVFYSDNGSTAVEVALKMAFHFWQHKGEKKRRSFVCFRNGYHGDTLGAVSVGGIDLFHKIYRPLLFKSYKAPSPYCYRCPLKLDRSKCAMECASIFEHIVMEHKDELCGVIIEPYVQGAGGIIVQPEGFLSRVWKVTKENDLLFIADEVATGFGRTGTLFACEREGVRPDIICLAKGITGGYLPLAATVTTDEIYEAFLGSYEEFKTFFHGHTYTGNPIACNLGLANLELFEKENLLEKIRAKIEFARGELGRFNELAHVGDVRQGGMMIGIELVQTKKDKKSYPPERKMGQKVILKAREMGLIIRPLGDVVVIMPPLAIDEETLKKIFDIVFESIYEVTEKEG, from the coding sequence ATGGACGAAAACTTAAAAGAACTGCTTCGAGAGTGGGACAAAAAACACGTCTGGCATCCATTCACACAGATGAAGGAATACGTGGAGAGTGATCCCCTAATAATAGAGAGAGGGGATGGCTTTTACCTAATTGACGTTGATGGCAAAAGATACATAGATGGAACTTCATCCATATGGGTCAACGTCTTCGGGTACACAAGAGAGGAACTCATAAAAGCCATAGTTGAGCAGGCATACAAGCTTCCCCATTCAACTCTGCTCGGCCTTGCAAATATTCCATCGATATTACTAGCTAAGAGGCTTACAGAGTTACTGCCCGAGGGTCTAAATAAAGTCTTTTATTCGGATAATGGCTCAACAGCCGTTGAGGTTGCTTTGAAGATGGCATTCCATTTTTGGCAGCATAAAGGAGAAAAAAAGCGAAGGTCGTTCGTCTGTTTTAGAAACGGCTATCACGGAGACACTCTAGGCGCAGTAAGTGTAGGCGGCATCGACCTATTCCATAAGATTTATAGGCCCCTACTTTTTAAGTCTTACAAGGCGCCTTCGCCTTACTGTTACAGATGTCCTTTGAAGCTGGACAGGTCAAAATGTGCAATGGAGTGTGCCTCAATCTTCGAACATATTGTCATGGAACACAAAGACGAGCTATGTGGCGTCATTATAGAACCTTACGTTCAAGGAGCGGGGGGCATAATAGTCCAGCCGGAGGGTTTTCTGTCAAGGGTTTGGAAGGTGACCAAGGAAAACGACCTTCTCTTTATCGCCGATGAAGTTGCGACAGGATTTGGTAGAACAGGAACACTTTTTGCCTGTGAGAGAGAAGGTGTAAGGCCTGATATTATTTGTCTTGCTAAGGGCATCACAGGAGGTTATCTCCCTCTTGCCGCAACCGTTACAACTGATGAGATATACGAGGCCTTCCTTGGTAGTTATGAAGAATTCAAAACGTTCTTTCACGGCCATACGTACACTGGAAATCCCATAGCCTGTAACCTCGGATTGGCAAATCTAGAACTTTTCGAAAAAGAGAATCTCTTGGAAAAAATCAGAGCCAAAATAGAATTCGCAAGAGGAGAACTAGGGCGGTTTAATGAATTGGCACATGTTGGCGATGTAAGACAGGGTGGAATGATGATAGGAATCGAGCTTGTTCAGACAAAAAAAGACAAAAAATCGTATCCGCCGGAAAGAAAGATGGGGCAAAAGGTTATTCTAAAAGCAAGAGAAATGGGCCTTATAATTAGACCACTTGGAGATGTGGTAGTTATTATGCCTCCCTTAGCGATAGATGAGGAAACGCTAAAAAAAATATTCGACATAGTCTTCGAAAGTATTTATGAGGTTACCGAAAAGGAGGGGTGA
- a CDS encoding acyl-CoA carboxylase subunit beta: protein MGKFDKIYEEYMARRQRALAMGGEEELRKRKEKGQTNARERIELLCDPGTFTEVGLFVTHRQTKFGMADRYIPAEGVITGYGKVNGRYVVIASEDYTSMAGTYGEYHGKKFVWAVQFAMEKGWPFIGINDSAGARLQEGMDCLEAYGWLFRAQTLASGVIPQIALLLGPCLGGQAYHPIMNDFLIQSKKTGFIGIAGPAFVKTQTGEDITLEELCGWEPHAKKAGSTHIVGEDDYECIELCKKLLSYLPSNNKEKPPRGERYDDPEREIPELDEFLPDPNLRVPYDMKPLIEMVVDKGSFFEIHKYFAQNLIVGFARFDGRVAGIVANQPKVLMGGLDCDASDKLARFVRFCDLFNIPVVTFVDCPAFWIGSYHEWRGILRHGAKTLFAWSEATVPLISVIIGKSYAGAHYAMLDKSIGADLVFAWPTAKINIVGAETAASVIYAKEIKQSENPKETAKRLIEEYRSKLENPYQAAERGYVDDVIMPRYTRKYICRALEVLENKRVQRPDKKYSNINL, encoded by the coding sequence ATGGGAAAGTTCGATAAGATCTACGAAGAATACATGGCCAGAAGACAGAGAGCGCTTGCTATGGGTGGCGAAGAGGAGTTAAGAAAAAGAAAAGAGAAAGGTCAGACCAACGCAAGGGAAAGAATAGAGCTTTTGTGTGATCCTGGCACTTTTACTGAGGTTGGGCTCTTTGTCACACACAGACAGACGAAATTTGGAATGGCCGATAGATACATACCCGCAGAAGGTGTGATCACAGGGTACGGCAAGGTAAACGGCAGGTATGTCGTCATTGCCTCAGAAGATTACACCTCCATGGCCGGTACTTACGGAGAATACCACGGAAAAAAATTTGTCTGGGCGGTCCAGTTTGCTATGGAGAAAGGTTGGCCTTTCATCGGCATAAATGACTCGGCGGGAGCGAGACTCCAAGAAGGTATGGACTGTCTTGAAGCATACGGATGGCTCTTTAGAGCCCAGACTCTTGCCTCTGGCGTAATTCCGCAGATTGCCCTCCTTCTTGGACCATGTCTTGGTGGCCAAGCGTACCATCCCATCATGAACGACTTCCTAATTCAGAGTAAAAAAACCGGATTCATAGGGATAGCGGGACCTGCCTTTGTCAAAACTCAGACCGGTGAAGATATCACACTCGAAGAACTCTGCGGCTGGGAGCCTCACGCGAAAAAAGCCGGAAGTACCCACATAGTCGGCGAAGACGATTACGAGTGCATAGAGCTTTGTAAAAAGCTTCTCTCGTACCTTCCTTCCAACAATAAGGAGAAGCCTCCGAGAGGCGAAAGATACGACGATCCCGAAAGAGAGATCCCAGAACTGGATGAGTTCCTTCCCGATCCAAACTTGAGAGTGCCTTACGATATGAAACCCTTAATCGAGATGGTTGTCGACAAAGGCAGCTTCTTCGAGATTCATAAATACTTTGCCCAAAACCTCATTGTGGGATTTGCCCGTTTCGACGGAAGGGTAGCTGGTATAGTTGCTAATCAGCCAAAAGTCCTGATGGGCGGGCTTGACTGCGACGCATCTGACAAGCTTGCAAGATTTGTAAGATTCTGCGACCTTTTTAACATACCAGTTGTCACTTTCGTTGACTGTCCAGCATTCTGGATAGGTTCTTACCATGAATGGAGAGGTATTCTCCGCCATGGTGCAAAAACTCTTTTTGCCTGGTCCGAGGCAACTGTTCCTCTAATTTCGGTCATCATAGGCAAGTCTTACGCGGGCGCCCATTACGCGATGCTTGACAAAAGTATCGGAGCGGATCTCGTGTTTGCGTGGCCAACCGCAAAAATCAACATAGTTGGGGCTGAGACAGCAGCAAGTGTAATTTATGCAAAAGAGATAAAACAGTCTGAAAATCCGAAAGAGACGGCAAAAAGGCTCATAGAAGAGTATAGATCCAAACTCGAAAACCCGTACCAAGCTGCAGAGAGGGGTTATGTGGATGACGTCATTATGCCTAGGTACACAAGAAAGTACATATGCAGAGCCTTGGAGGTACTAGAAAACAAAAGAGTCCAAAGACCAGACAAAAAGTACTCAAACATTAACCTTTAA
- a CDS encoding DUF4013 domain-containing protein, translating to MNLLTFVRYTFDSKYLIRWVLPGLAIYIPILNFFSIGYVVKMAKTFLFGNIGIPTWENKSQIWVEGLRIVIICVIYFALPSFILSIGYFFSNMEGIVGFIGKVLTFFSYPLFFIFSFPLPFAFSVYAQKMHIKDAFDYEKILVAIKEVSVPYITGFICAFFALFVSKALIAIPYIGFIISSLTTYYTFLLSSYFFATLFKRATL from the coding sequence ATGAACCTTTTGACCTTCGTTCGGTATACGTTCGATTCAAAGTACCTCATTCGCTGGGTCCTTCCGGGTCTTGCGATCTATATCCCCATTCTCAATTTCTTTTCCATAGGTTACGTAGTGAAGATGGCAAAAACGTTTCTTTTTGGCAATATAGGAATTCCAACATGGGAAAACAAATCCCAGATCTGGGTTGAGGGCCTAAGGATAGTTATTATATGTGTTATCTATTTCGCCCTTCCCTCTTTCATTCTCTCTATAGGTTACTTTTTCTCGAACATGGAAGGCATTGTCGGTTTTATAGGAAAGGTTCTGACATTTTTTTCCTACCCTCTTTTTTTCATCTTCAGTTTTCCACTTCCCTTCGCCTTTTCGGTCTACGCTCAGAAGATGCACATAAAGGATGCCTTCGATTATGAAAAAATACTTGTGGCCATAAAAGAAGTATCTGTCCCATACATTACGGGTTTTATCTGTGCCTTTTTTGCTCTTTTTGTATCAAAAGCTTTGATTGCTATCCCTTATATCGGCTTTATTATTTCTTCCCTTACGACTTATTACACCTTTCTTCTCTCTTCTTATTTTTTTGCAACCCTTTTTAAAAGAGCCACTCTTTAA
- a CDS encoding flavin reductase family protein: MRYDPELNDHGLPYNPYKSCVIPRPIGWISTVSPEGIHNLAPFSQFQSLNFDPPYVIFSANQNTKGQKKDTIINIERTGEFGYSMATYDLREKVNITAMEVPFEIDEFELAGLSKEPSLKIKPSLVAESPIKFECVLHQLIRIPGRSPMGTIDVVIGRVVMIHIDDGVIGQDGKVDVLKIKPLARLGYNDYTFVNNLFEMVIPGGNEALIRGMCGERRQ, encoded by the coding sequence ATGCGCTATGACCCAGAGCTTAACGACCACGGATTACCTTACAATCCGTACAAATCCTGCGTTATACCAAGACCGATCGGTTGGATATCGACCGTTAGCCCCGAGGGTATTCACAACTTGGCTCCCTTCAGTCAGTTTCAAAGCCTCAACTTTGATCCCCCTTACGTTATCTTCTCGGCTAATCAAAACACAAAGGGCCAAAAGAAGGACACGATCATAAATATAGAAAGGACTGGAGAGTTCGGATACAGCATGGCTACCTACGACTTAAGGGAAAAAGTCAACATCACAGCAATGGAGGTTCCTTTTGAAATCGATGAATTTGAACTTGCGGGTCTTTCGAAGGAACCATCTTTAAAAATAAAGCCCAGTCTTGTTGCAGAATCGCCTATAAAATTCGAATGTGTCTTACACCAGCTCATAAGGATACCGGGAAGGAGTCCTATGGGCACAATCGATGTTGTAATAGGCAGAGTTGTAATGATCCACATAGATGATGGTGTGATAGGACAAGATGGAAAGGTAGACGTTCTCAAGATAAAACCCCTTGCCCGGCTCGGTTATAACGATTATACTTTTGTGAATAATCTTTTCGAAATGGTGATTCCCGGCGGAAATGAAGCTTTAATCAGGGGAATGTGCGGGGAGCGACGTCAATAA
- a CDS encoding SDR family oxidoreductase codes for MRFKDKVVFVTGGSRGLGKALVSAFLKEGAIVGTNGRDKGRLEALKNEYAEKGNLVVYEGDISDYQRIEEISEDFAGRHGRVDVLINNAAVINPILPSEKLKKEDFERVIDVNIKGTFYVTYHFGKKMLERKRGRIINIASQAALFGEKGFLPYAVSKAAIISMTRILGYEWAQKGVTVCALAPGFIKGGMNESLIKREIFVDFLSKRTPLGRMAEIHEFVSLVLFLASEEAQYINGETIVLDGGMTGYTGQPFLDFLESLKK; via the coding sequence ATGAGGTTCAAAGACAAAGTAGTTTTTGTAACTGGTGGATCTAGGGGTTTAGGGAAAGCGCTCGTTTCAGCTTTCTTAAAAGAGGGAGCTATAGTAGGTACAAACGGAAGGGATAAAGGAAGGCTCGAAGCATTAAAAAATGAGTACGCAGAGAAGGGAAATCTTGTGGTATATGAGGGGGACATTTCAGATTATCAGAGGATTGAAGAGATTAGCGAAGACTTTGCAGGAAGGCACGGAAGGGTTGATGTTCTTATTAACAACGCAGCGGTGATAAACCCCATTCTTCCATCTGAAAAACTGAAAAAGGAGGATTTCGAAAGAGTAATAGACGTAAACATTAAGGGGACCTTTTATGTAACCTACCACTTTGGTAAAAAGATGCTCGAAAGAAAAAGAGGCCGAATAATAAACATCGCATCTCAAGCAGCTTTATTCGGCGAAAAAGGGTTCCTTCCCTACGCAGTAAGTAAGGCTGCAATAATCTCAATGACCAGAATTCTGGGTTACGAGTGGGCGCAGAAAGGCGTCACCGTATGTGCGTTGGCACCCGGTTTTATAAAGGGAGGAATGAACGAAAGTCTGATTAAAAGAGAAATTTTCGTCGATTTTCTTTCCAAACGTACACCATTAGGGAGAATGGCAGAGATCCATGAATTCGTGTCCCTCGTTCTTTTTCTTGCCTCGGAGGAAGCACAATACATAAACGGAGAAACTATAGTTCTTGATGGCGGAATGACAGGTTACACCGGACAGCCATTTCTGGATTTCTTAGAATCTCTAAAAAAGTAA